A portion of the Stegostoma tigrinum isolate sSteTig4 chromosome 44, sSteTig4.hap1, whole genome shotgun sequence genome contains these proteins:
- the LOC132206983 gene encoding zinc finger protein 239-like: MEGEYTVDSGEKLYMCDVYARAFSRSSDLSKHKRSHKEKLWKCGDCGNGFRSSTELEIHRRSHTGEKPFSCSECGKGFSQKSHLQRHQRVHTGERPFSCSECGQGFTNSSNLLIHQRVHTGERPFICCTCGKGFTLASSFQPPDSSTNSYWGEAIHQLLVWEGDSLTHVA, from the coding sequence atggaaggagaatACACTGTTGACAGCGGTGAGAAACTGTACATGTGTGACGTGTATGCACGAGCGTTCAGCCGATCATCTGACCTCTCGAAACATAAACGGAGTCACAAGGAgaaactgtggaaatgtggggattgtgggaatGGATTCAGATCCTCGACTGAACTGGAAATTCATcggcgcagtcacactggggagaaaccattctccTGCTCTGAATGTGGCAAGGGATTCAGTCAGAAATCCCACCTGcagagacaccagcgagttcacactggggagagaccattctccTGCTCTGAGTGTGGGCAGGGATTCACTAATTCCTCCAacctgctgatacaccagcgagttcacactggggagaggccgttcatctGCTGTACGTGCGGCAAGGGATTCACTTTGGCTTCCAGCTTCCAGCCTCCAGACTCATCAACGAATTCATACTGGGGAGAGGCTATTCACCAGCTCCTAGTGTGGGAGGGGGATTCCCTGACACATGTAGCTTGA